In the Wyeomyia smithii strain HCP4-BCI-WySm-NY-G18 chromosome 2, ASM2978416v1, whole genome shotgun sequence genome, one interval contains:
- the LOC129720823 gene encoding intracellular coagulation inhibitor 2-like, with protein MWNYPIIIVCLGITTLGSAFDSANNFTLNLFKQVFTKESQNFVLFPAAIRASFALLYPVANERVAQDMQQVLQFNDNEVDPLLDLQTSFLKSSQIFRDPEEFSLQFSSLLNDYYNQDRKSYVSIAAKSDSHPAYSLSMASEFSFRETPWRIEFNSDDIERRTFHFLNGDFETDVMRSTIRCGFMKLDQIAALELQYSWQSELSLLLIMPIERKISLSNVVHELNLDYYRYIVENLQQRLIKFAIPKFSAVTEVSLGGALAEMGLASAFLANAYNIYRYRGSGIGPLYQKGAFSVCEDGTSDGEKSGDLFLPSFIAERPFMYMVLNRTTKDISIIGHYSYY; from the exons ATGTGGAACTACCCGATTATCATCGTTTGTTTAGGAATCACTACCCTCGGTAGTGCGTTCGATTCGGCCAACAATTTCACGTTGAATCTATTCAAGCAGGTGTTTACGAAAGAGTCACAAAATTTCGTTCTATTTCCAGCGGCGATTCGAGCATCCTTTGCTTTGTTATACCCGGTGGCCAACGAACGTGTAGCGCAGGATATGCAGCAAGTGTTACAATTCAATGACAATGAAGTTGATCCGTTGCTGGATTTACAGACAAGTTTCCTGAAGAGTTCACAAATTTTCCGTGATCCCGAGGAGTTTAGTTTGCAGTTTTCTTCGCTACTTAATGATTACTACAACCAAGATCGGAAATCATATGTTTCGATAGCAGCGAAATCAGACTCGCATCCAGCTTACAGTCTATCGATGGCGAGTGAATTTAGCTTTCGGGAAACACCATGGAGGATTGAATTTAATTCTGATGACATCGAGCGTAGAACTTTCCACTTCCTGAACGGAGATTTCGAAACGGATGTTATGAGAAGCACGATTCGCTGTGGATTCATGAAACTGGATCAAATTGCTGCCCTCGAGCTCCAGTACAGCTGGCAGTCGGAACTATCTCTGCTTTTGATTATGCCGATTGAGAGGAAGATCTCGCTTTCCAATGTTGTGCATGAACTGAACTTAGATTATTACCGATACATTGTGGAAAATTTGCAACAGCGTCTCATTAAATTTGCCATTCCAAAGTTTTCCGCAGTAACTGAAGTGTCCCTCGGTGGCGCATTGGCTGAAATGGGACTGGCATCGGCTTTTTTGGCCAACGCTTACAACATCTACAGATACAGGGGaagcggaattggaccactctaTCAGAAGGGGGCTTTTTCAGTATGTGAAGATGGCACAAGTGATGGTGAAAAATCTG GGGACCTCTTTTTGCCCTCCTTCATCGCTGAACGACCATTCATGTACATGGTGTTGAATCGAACCACTAAGGATATCTCCATTATAGGACACTACTCCTACTATTAG